The following proteins are co-located in the Komagataeibacter sp. FNDCF1 genome:
- the betB gene encoding betaine-aldehyde dehydrogenase → MRQSSSLPRPEDERRLSFVNTTLDVLAQYGYAGTTFARIAEHANVSPGLLVHYFEDKNSLLAAAFRHIAGNLQHEVIRNLREARTPRERVQAIIESCLGTNQFQPRTGAVWLAFWGQAPYVPALQRIQRVYQQRMLSNLRHALGAYLPRAQAAVLARSMSALIDGTWLRAALSEWKETDSQTARQQVNVFIDSQIAAVNGAAPPVPVISPVTPPVCQSWIDGRYVSSSGARFPTINPATGAVLAQVESAGETEIALAIESARRGQAVWARMTGTERGRVLRRAAELLRENNAELAHIETQDTGKPIAETSTVDILSGADALEYFGSVASTINGEAVDLGEEAFGYTRREPLGITAGIGAWNYPIQIACWKSAPALACGNAMIFKPAELTPLTAVKLAEIYRLAGLPDGVFNVVQGARDTGRLLTAAPEIRKISLTGEVGTGRAVMADAARTLKYVTLELGGKSPLIIFDDADIDNAVSAALLANFYSAGEVCSNGTRVFVHRDIRERFLTALKARVERMRIGDPLLPETDVGSLISQDHMHKVLSYIDVGRAEGATLLVGGGRATTGDLAHGAFVEPTIFVNCRDDMRIVREEIFGPVMAVLDFTDEDDVVQRANATEFGLAAGVFTSDLARAHRVVARLEAGTCWINQYNITPIELPFGGYKQSGLGRENSRAVLEHYTQVKSVYVALGNVEAPY, encoded by the coding sequence ATGCGTCAGTCCTCTTCTTTACCCAGACCGGAAGATGAACGTCGGCTGAGTTTTGTAAATACGACACTCGATGTGCTTGCCCAGTATGGGTACGCGGGCACGACCTTTGCCCGCATTGCCGAGCATGCGAATGTGTCCCCCGGTCTTCTGGTCCATTATTTCGAGGACAAGAATTCACTGCTTGCGGCCGCCTTCCGGCATATCGCAGGCAACCTGCAGCACGAAGTCATCCGTAACCTGCGTGAGGCACGGACCCCGCGTGAGCGCGTGCAGGCCATTATAGAAAGCTGCCTTGGAACAAACCAGTTCCAGCCGCGCACGGGGGCGGTATGGCTGGCGTTCTGGGGGCAGGCGCCTTATGTACCCGCCCTGCAGCGTATCCAGCGTGTCTACCAGCAGCGCATGCTGTCCAACCTGCGGCATGCGCTTGGTGCGTACCTGCCACGGGCGCAGGCCGCGGTGCTGGCCCGTTCCATGTCGGCGCTGATTGACGGGACATGGCTGCGGGCCGCCCTGTCGGAATGGAAGGAAACCGACAGCCAGACGGCACGCCAGCAGGTGAATGTCTTTATCGACAGCCAGATCGCGGCGGTGAACGGCGCGGCCCCGCCCGTACCGGTCATATCGCCCGTTACACCCCCGGTCTGCCAGAGCTGGATCGATGGCCGGTATGTCAGTTCCAGCGGTGCGCGTTTCCCCACCATCAATCCCGCGACCGGTGCCGTGCTGGCGCAGGTGGAAAGTGCGGGCGAGACGGAAATCGCGCTTGCAATCGAAAGCGCGCGCAGGGGGCAGGCGGTCTGGGCCCGGATGACAGGAACGGAACGGGGGCGTGTCCTGCGCCGTGCGGCGGAACTGCTGCGTGAAAACAATGCGGAACTGGCCCATATCGAAACGCAGGATACAGGCAAGCCCATTGCCGAGACGAGTACCGTCGATATCCTGTCCGGCGCGGATGCCCTTGAATATTTCGGCTCGGTCGCCAGCACCATCAATGGCGAGGCCGTTGACCTGGGTGAGGAGGCGTTCGGCTACACCCGTCGTGAACCGCTGGGCATCACGGCCGGGATCGGGGCATGGAACTACCCCATACAGATTGCCTGCTGGAAATCCGCGCCAGCCCTGGCCTGTGGCAACGCCATGATTTTCAAGCCGGCGGAACTGACGCCGCTTACGGCGGTGAAGCTGGCCGAGATATACAGGCTGGCCGGCCTGCCCGATGGCGTGTTCAACGTGGTACAGGGTGCGCGCGATACAGGGCGCCTGCTGACGGCAGCACCGGAAATCCGCAAGATATCCCTGACAGGCGAAGTCGGGACCGGGCGTGCCGTCATGGCGGATGCGGCCCGCACCCTGAAATACGTGACGCTGGAACTGGGCGGCAAATCCCCGCTGATCATTTTTGATGACGCGGATATAGATAACGCTGTGTCCGCGGCATTGCTGGCGAACTTCTATTCCGCGGGCGAAGTCTGCTCCAACGGCACCCGGGTCTTTGTACACAGGGATATCCGTGAGCGTTTCCTGACCGCGCTGAAGGCGCGGGTGGAGCGCATGCGCATCGGTGATCCCCTGTTGCCGGAAACGGATGTCGGCAGCCTGATCTCGCAGGACCACATGCACAAGGTCCTGTCCTATATCGACGTGGGGCGCGCGGAAGGGGCGACACTCCTGGTGGGTGGCGGCCGGGCCACCACGGGGGACCTTGCCCATGGTGCCTTTGTCGAACCGACAATCTTCGTGAATTGTCGTGATGACATGCGCATCGTGCGTGAGGAGATATTTGGCCCTGTCATGGCCGTGCTCGACTTTACTGACGAAGATGACGTCGTGCAGCGTGCCAACGCCACGGAATTCGGCCTGGCGGCGGGTGTGTTCACGTCCGACCTTGCGCGGGCGCACCGGGTTGTCGCACGGCTGGAAGCGGGCACGTGCTGGATCAACCAGTACAACATAACGCCCATCGAACTCCCCTTTGGTGGATACAAGCAGTCCGGGCTGGGGCGTGAAAACAGCCGGGCGGTGCTGGAACATTATACGCAGGTAAAGAGCGTTTATGTCGCGCTGGGCAATGTTGAAGCACCGTACTGA
- a CDS encoding S-(hydroxymethyl)glutathione dehydrogenase/class III alcohol dehydrogenase encodes MDVRAAVAFEAGKPLEIETVQLEGPREGEVLVEIKATGLCHTDKFTLSGADPEGLFPAILGHEGAGVVVEVGPGVKHLKPGDHVIPLYTPECRECKSCLSRKTNLCTAIRSTQGKGLMPDGTSRFSFKGQPIHHYMGCSTFANYTVLPEIALAKIRPDAPFDKVFYIGCGVTTGIGAVLFSAKVEAGSTVAVFGLGGIGLNVIQGAKMVGADRIIGVDINPGREAIARKFGMTDFVNPKDLGPNGDLVGHLVEMTGGGVDYSFECVGNPTLMRQALECAHRGWGVSTVIGVAGAGQEISTRPFQLVTGRRWIGSAFGGARGRTDVPRIVDWFMENRIDINSLITHKLPLERINEGFDMMAKGESIRTVVEF; translated from the coding sequence ATGGATGTAAGGGCAGCCGTTGCCTTTGAAGCAGGCAAACCGCTTGAAATCGAGACGGTACAGCTTGAAGGCCCGCGCGAGGGTGAAGTACTGGTCGAGATCAAGGCCACCGGCCTGTGCCATACGGACAAGTTCACCCTGTCCGGCGCCGACCCTGAGGGGCTTTTCCCCGCCATCCTGGGCCATGAGGGCGCGGGCGTGGTCGTGGAAGTGGGCCCGGGTGTGAAGCACCTGAAGCCCGGTGACCATGTGATCCCGCTCTATACGCCCGAATGCCGGGAGTGCAAGTCCTGCCTGTCGCGCAAGACCAACCTGTGCACGGCCATCCGTTCCACGCAGGGCAAGGGGCTCATGCCCGATGGCACGTCGCGCTTTTCGTTCAAGGGGCAGCCGATCCATCACTACATGGGCTGCTCCACGTTTGCCAACTACACGGTCCTGCCCGAGATCGCGCTGGCGAAGATCCGTCCCGACGCACCGTTTGACAAGGTGTTCTACATCGGCTGCGGCGTGACCACCGGCATCGGCGCCGTGCTGTTCAGCGCAAAGGTGGAGGCAGGCAGCACGGTGGCCGTGTTCGGTCTGGGCGGCATCGGGCTGAATGTCATCCAGGGGGCGAAGATGGTTGGCGCCGACCGGATCATCGGCGTGGACATCAACCCCGGGCGTGAGGCGATTGCCCGCAAGTTCGGCATGACCGATTTCGTCAACCCGAAGGACCTTGGCCCCAATGGCGACCTGGTCGGCCATCTGGTGGAAATGACCGGCGGCGGCGTCGACTATTCGTTCGAATGCGTGGGCAACCCCACGCTCATGCGCCAGGCGCTGGAATGCGCGCATCGTGGCTGGGGCGTGTCCACCGTGATCGGCGTGGCCGGGGCGGGTCAGGAAATCAGCACGCGGCCGTTCCAGCTTGTCACCGGGCGGCGCTGGATCGGTTCGGCCTTCGGTGGCGCGCGCGGGCGCACGGACGTGCCGCGCATCGTGGACTGGTTCATGGAAAACCGCATCGACATCAACAGTCTCATCACCCATAAGCTGCCGCTCGAGCGCATCAACGAAGGCTTCGACATGATGGCGAAGGGCGAGAGCATCCGCACCGTGGTCGAATTCTGA